One window from the genome of Breoghania sp. L-A4 encodes:
- a CDS encoding ABC transporter ATP-binding protein — protein sequence MGVERRFTEAHGYLDVLRGADLTLRRGETVALVAPSGAGKSTLLQIAGLLEKPDAGEVYVGGRACAKLPDEARTRIRRLDIGFVYQFHHLLPEFTALENIAMPQMIRGLPKSEANARALELLRYMRLEPRATHRPSELSGGEQQRVAIARAVANGPRVLLADEPTGNLDPKTASYVFEALATLVKASGLAALFATHNMDMAARMDRRITLREGKVVEF from the coding sequence GTGGGCGTCGAACGCCGCTTCACCGAGGCGCACGGATATCTCGACGTGCTGCGCGGCGCGGATCTCACCCTGCGGCGCGGCGAGACCGTGGCGTTGGTGGCGCCTTCAGGCGCGGGCAAGTCGACGCTGCTGCAGATCGCGGGGCTGCTGGAAAAGCCGGACGCGGGCGAGGTCTATGTCGGCGGCAGGGCGTGCGCGAAGCTGCCCGACGAGGCGCGCACGCGCATTCGCCGGCTGGACATCGGCTTCGTCTATCAGTTCCATCATCTGCTGCCCGAGTTCACGGCGCTTGAGAACATCGCCATGCCGCAGATGATCCGCGGGCTGCCCAAGAGCGAGGCCAACGCGCGCGCTTTGGAGCTGTTGCGCTACATGCGGCTGGAACCGCGCGCCACCCACCGGCCCTCGGAACTGTCGGGCGGCGAGCAGCAGCGGGTCGCGATCGCGCGCGCTGTGGCCAATGGTCCACGCGTGCTGCTGGCCGACGAGCCGACCGGCAATCTCGATCCCAAGACGGCGAGCTATGTGTTCGAGGCGCTGGCAACACTCGTCAAGGCCTCCGGCCTGGCGGCGCTGTTCGCCACCCACAACATGGACATGGCCGCGCGCATGGACCGCCGCATCACCCTGCGCGAGGGCAAGGTCGTCGAGTTTTAG